In one Candidatus Delongbacteria bacterium genomic region, the following are encoded:
- a CDS encoding tetratricopeptide repeat protein, with amino-acid sequence MFEELEDLFKDDLFDQPFDTEVEKIFLKDGERRKVSILFADIKGFTSLSEKLDHEHVKFIIDKLLKAFTLCIGKYGGYIDKYEGDLVMALFGAKKASENDTERALRSALDMLEALKMFNRYMNSNTGMKDINTEIAVRIGVNTGYVTTGKVGQEREGDFTVYGDAVNTASRLESSAPVNSILITDESLKPVEHIFDFYNFGELTVKGKSEKLITSVVTGLKKIVYPRWVLKKSRFVGREDIFPIFNKVYEKNDNIIELVEITGSPGIGKSRCVYEFFRACFSDTSVIHLQVKGFSDCINEQPYGLFSTIFKHLTGIYPGDDQNAINMKIETFLNVLKEEISESSIRELLYNITGLEFLCGKAIEKSKYTPDTLSDYILLTVRSVILSLAERSIKYNRPFLVVLDNLQWIDSLSLQILSKLLVSLNNSNLSENQKIIFFMISRENLPLSTEIIKNFNFTKINLEPLNKNEIKILTESILGTQAPEDFLDKVADSSGGNPYFVEEWLSYITDKGNIHDDKGKLIIDIENIEVPDSINSLILSRIDIFESNLKLLLQKASVIGREFTEKLLTELENRIDSSLKDVTQFIKESLTTLKKINFIDQETDSDARYSFRNPMSWQVAYNTLLLQNRKIIHKLIAEIIEKSYSNESMNIEEVVYHLANHYDKAEVVDKAKEYLLKAGELAKSTFDNKNALYFYDRYISLFSEPKTDLCPVLLEKGEVLYTIGEWDTAATIYEKILENKALQENLKAKTWRQFGTIMMRRGFYDKAEEYFTSAIVISEKIKDLKELANSTANIGIVYKIIGKIKLALDCYKTSLDIFNKIDDEAGYARVVGNLGIIYKDTGDYEKAIECYNKKIQISLKYNNVKELAFAYGNLGIVHEELSEFDKAKYYYLKKKELATKLGDLRSMAMVLGNLCSLNTKIENSDAAMDLAKNQLEILESLGDKRGQAMALTNIGNLLLNYSSPDKALELFKQALKINEQINDKSSLAITLFNIGTCYYYLDQDLEAISYFKESASIAELIKSVYIKMHILNFLIELLLSKNNQEEALPLLDFYTKNAEKFPSDHFIPTSKLFREFANVLSSGNFNWTNFESLIPDKEETRNIFIISLIRLIKVLSRYLPEIDYIVYKNKFSTNLKEDNSVLLRKYFEKI; translated from the coding sequence ATGTTTGAAGAATTAGAAGACCTATTCAAAGACGATTTATTTGATCAACCTTTTGATACAGAAGTAGAAAAAATATTTTTGAAAGATGGTGAGCGACGAAAAGTATCAATCTTGTTTGCTGACATAAAAGGATTTACCTCTTTGTCAGAAAAACTTGACCATGAACACGTAAAATTTATTATCGATAAATTGCTAAAAGCTTTTACACTTTGTATTGGAAAATATGGTGGTTATATCGATAAATATGAAGGTGATCTAGTAATGGCTCTTTTTGGTGCAAAAAAAGCTTCTGAAAATGACACAGAGCGAGCTTTACGATCTGCATTAGATATGCTCGAAGCCTTAAAAATGTTTAATAGATACATGAACTCAAATACAGGAATGAAAGATATTAATACTGAAATTGCAGTTAGAATTGGAGTAAACACAGGTTATGTAACAACTGGAAAAGTTGGACAGGAACGAGAGGGTGATTTTACTGTTTATGGAGATGCCGTAAACACTGCTTCAAGACTTGAATCAAGTGCACCTGTTAATTCAATACTAATAACTGATGAAAGTCTCAAACCTGTCGAACATATTTTCGACTTTTATAATTTTGGAGAACTAACCGTCAAAGGTAAGAGTGAAAAACTAATTACTTCTGTTGTTACTGGTTTAAAGAAAATTGTTTACCCGAGGTGGGTTTTAAAAAAATCAAGATTTGTTGGAAGAGAAGATATATTTCCTATTTTTAATAAAGTTTACGAGAAAAATGATAATATTATTGAACTTGTTGAAATAACAGGATCTCCAGGAATAGGGAAATCTCGATGTGTATACGAATTCTTTAGAGCTTGTTTTTCAGACACTTCAGTAATTCATCTCCAAGTAAAAGGATTTTCAGACTGTATTAACGAACAACCTTACGGACTCTTTTCAACAATATTCAAACATCTTACAGGAATTTATCCAGGAGATGATCAAAATGCAATCAACATGAAAATTGAAACATTTTTGAATGTTTTAAAAGAAGAAATTTCAGAATCATCGATCAGAGAGCTATTGTACAATATTACCGGACTTGAGTTTTTATGTGGTAAAGCTATCGAAAAATCAAAGTACACTCCAGATACTCTAAGCGATTACATTCTCCTTACCGTAAGATCTGTTATTTTATCTCTTGCTGAAAGATCTATAAAGTATAATCGTCCTTTTCTGGTAGTTTTAGATAATTTACAATGGATAGATTCTTTATCTTTGCAAATACTTAGTAAATTATTAGTTTCGCTTAACAATTCAAACCTAAGTGAAAATCAAAAGATAATCTTTTTTATGATTTCAAGAGAAAATCTACCCTTATCAACTGAAATAATAAAAAATTTTAATTTTACAAAGATCAATCTTGAACCTTTAAATAAAAATGAGATTAAAATCCTAACTGAATCCATATTGGGAACCCAGGCTCCTGAAGACTTTCTTGATAAGGTTGCCGATTCATCTGGCGGTAATCCATATTTTGTAGAGGAATGGCTTTCATATATAACTGACAAGGGTAATATTCATGATGATAAAGGGAAATTGATAATAGACATTGAAAATATTGAAGTTCCTGACTCAATCAACTCTTTAATACTTTCTAGAATTGACATATTTGAAAGTAATTTAAAATTACTTTTACAAAAAGCTTCTGTTATTGGACGGGAATTTACAGAAAAACTATTAACTGAATTGGAAAATCGAATTGACTCGTCACTAAAGGATGTAACTCAATTCATTAAAGAGTCATTAACCACACTAAAAAAAATTAATTTCATTGATCAAGAAACCGATAGTGATGCAAGATACTCATTTCGAAATCCTATGTCATGGCAAGTAGCATATAATACACTTTTACTGCAAAATAGAAAAATTATCCATAAATTGATCGCTGAAATAATTGAAAAAAGCTATTCGAATGAATCAATGAATATTGAAGAGGTTGTATATCACTTGGCTAATCATTATGATAAAGCGGAAGTTGTCGATAAAGCCAAAGAGTATCTTTTAAAGGCAGGAGAACTTGCAAAATCAACTTTTGACAATAAAAATGCCCTCTACTTTTACGATAGATATATTTCACTATTTAGCGAACCAAAAACAGATTTATGTCCTGTACTCCTTGAAAAAGGTGAAGTGTTGTATACAATAGGCGAGTGGGATACTGCAGCTACCATTTACGAAAAAATATTAGAAAACAAAGCTTTGCAAGAAAATTTAAAGGCAAAAACATGGAGACAATTTGGAACTATAATGATGAGAAGAGGTTTTTACGATAAGGCAGAAGAATACTTTACTTCAGCTATCGTCATATCCGAAAAAATCAAAGATTTAAAAGAACTTGCAAATTCAACAGCAAATATAGGTATCGTTTATAAGATCATTGGGAAAATAAAACTAGCACTAGATTGTTATAAAACCAGCTTAGATATTTTCAATAAAATAGATGATGAAGCTGGTTATGCGAGAGTAGTTGGAAATCTAGGAATTATTTACAAAGATACAGGTGATTATGAAAAGGCTATAGAGTGCTACAACAAGAAAATCCAGATCTCATTAAAATACAACAATGTCAAGGAACTTGCTTTTGCCTATGGAAATCTTGGAATTGTTCATGAAGAGTTATCAGAATTTGATAAAGCTAAATATTACTACTTAAAGAAAAAAGAGTTGGCTACAAAACTAGGTGATCTGAGAAGTATGGCTATGGTTTTAGGAAATCTTTGTTCATTAAATACAAAAATTGAAAACTCTGATGCAGCAATGGATCTCGCAAAAAACCAATTAGAAATTCTTGAATCATTGGGAGATAAAAGGGGTCAGGCAATGGCACTAACAAATATTGGTAACCTTCTTTTGAATTATAGCAGCCCTGACAAAGCATTGGAATTGTTTAAACAAGCACTTAAAATAAACGAACAAATAAATGACAAATCATCTTTAGCAATTACACTTTTTAATATTGGAACTTGTTATTACTATTTGGATCAAGACTTAGAAGCAATTTCATATTTTAAAGAGTCTGCTAGCATTGCCGAACTTATAAAATCTGTATATATCAAAATGCATATCCTAAATTTTTTGATTGAGTTACTTTTAAGTAAAAACAACCAAGAAGAAGCACTTCCTTTACTTGACTTTTATACTAAAAATGCAGAAAAGTTTCCTTCCGACCATTTCATCCCAACCTCAAAATTATTCAGGGAATTTGCTAATGTTCTTAGCAGTGGAAATTTTAATTGGACAAATTTTGAATCACTTATTCCCGATAAAGAAGAAACAAGGAATATTTTTATCATTTCTCTTATCAGACTTATAAAAGTTTTATCAAGATATCTCCCAGAGATTGACTATATAGTTTATAAAAATAAATTTAGTACTAATTTAAAAGAGGATAATAGTGTTTTATTAAGAAAATACTTTGAAAAAATTTAA
- a CDS encoding T9SS type A sorting domain-containing protein, whose amino-acid sequence MSRLLFLLGMLYSSVLGNWYNDEVVINGLDFSNIPTSEFSSKGFVENNDYGKPAIPVKYFLLAAPADGNIDVSVEVKNSIVYDGFEFLPKQYPAPEIYNYKPIFLKDDETYTKNSFYPDKLYEISEKIIGRGIAFYQIKVYPVSYNPVTKKTELRSLNLSWKISGNFKIDKAIYSKNFMMNQLSLCLNGQAFNDLDILENKSREAEEGNYLIITHDDFIQAAKKLAIWKNRLGYTSYIAKTSEIGSSEDEIYDFIKNAYDTWTIAPEFVCIIGDVAKSDGTILVPTGYHSGHPANGDQYSSDHLTATDLYYGCVDGNDYRPDINVSRILCDSNSEADLYVEKVINYESSPPIESSFYQNVLNVCYFQDDDHNGYADRRFCQTTEEIRDYTTNILNKTSTRVYYTHSNVNPTNWSMNYGSNGQPIPTELLRSNGFLWNGDYNDIITGLNNGSFLLTHRDHGYSGGWGDPEFNVGNVNQLSNGNKLPVVLSINCETGFFDNETSIGAGSINSNDGNYFVEAWMRHSNGGAINYIGATRLSYSGQNDFYAEALYNAITGYQWANSQNSYGDDFDTFNSVNFNEGENQVSVANNYAKMYYLTKGSYYDLYTKCLFEEFTCFGDPALKIWLDEPNTFDFSLEYEGYDKIDFYCSVANLTFTITDSYGNKFGQMLTNSGMNSIDLNITSTDFDKLFLTISGTGFKPYIYQSSLEGSTLLSSDILEINESMNSWDILTLPIQITNSMQNSFLYNLDFTRDGEISYTMDNSINIFSASEYNFAAGIETFDGFIWVSSQGKNTAINPNKFLKFDYDGNLVAEYDQITNSVNGILDLTKDDDFIYGIDGLKVYKMNPQDGSQELLFTFNIPGFTFLTGIAAGDENIFYLYSSINSRLVAVDHTGNLIKEYVYPGINQVYGISYDPKHRSLWLLARSGEPQSSIYKYSIDRGEIVGSPIQVEKPQGVTTQTSFGSCISYSKHPGKCTTLNIITTDIGPAIIEQVLYESWLYGNSSVCGEIPAGESSTIEIVCNSYGYSGTNHSGSVLLSDGIVSLEIPVNLSVTTDIDENEPDNFILFGNYPNPFNPETSIVYHNNNTSSIIFSVYNINGEKVYSKSFNNQETGINTITFNGDLLSSGIYYYNLSKDNKLYSGKMILLK is encoded by the coding sequence ATGTCAAGATTATTATTTTTACTGGGAATGCTCTATTCATCAGTATTAGGAAATTGGTATAATGATGAGGTAGTAATAAATGGTTTGGATTTTTCAAACATTCCAACCTCAGAATTTTCCTCAAAAGGTTTTGTTGAAAACAATGACTACGGAAAACCCGCAATTCCTGTTAAATATTTTCTTTTAGCAGCTCCTGCTGATGGAAATATAGATGTTTCTGTTGAAGTAAAAAACAGTATTGTTTACGATGGTTTTGAGTTCCTACCGAAACAATATCCAGCTCCGGAAATCTACAACTACAAACCTATCTTTTTAAAGGATGATGAAACATACACAAAAAACTCTTTTTATCCCGATAAATTATATGAAATAAGTGAGAAGATTATTGGAAGAGGAATTGCTTTTTATCAGATTAAAGTTTACCCTGTTTCATATAATCCAGTAACTAAAAAAACAGAATTGAGATCTCTAAATCTTAGTTGGAAAATATCTGGAAATTTTAAAATTGATAAAGCAATTTATTCAAAAAATTTTATGATGAACCAACTATCCTTATGTCTCAATGGGCAAGCATTTAATGATTTAGATATTTTAGAAAATAAATCAAGAGAAGCAGAAGAGGGCAATTATTTAATTATCACTCATGATGATTTCATTCAAGCAGCTAAAAAATTGGCAATTTGGAAAAATAGATTAGGATATACATCATATATTGCAAAAACATCAGAAATTGGCTCTTCAGAAGATGAAATTTACGATTTCATCAAAAATGCTTACGATACATGGACCATAGCCCCTGAATTTGTTTGTATAATTGGTGATGTTGCTAAAAGTGATGGTACAATTCTTGTTCCTACTGGATACCATTCAGGACACCCTGCAAATGGCGACCAATATAGCTCTGACCACTTAACCGCTACAGATTTGTATTATGGCTGTGTTGATGGAAATGACTATAGACCTGATATCAATGTATCACGAATTCTTTGTGATTCTAATTCAGAGGCAGATCTTTATGTTGAAAAAGTTATAAATTATGAAAGCTCTCCTCCAATCGAAAGTTCATTCTACCAGAACGTTCTTAATGTTTGTTATTTCCAAGATGATGACCACAATGGATATGCTGATAGAAGATTTTGTCAGACTACAGAAGAGATTAGAGATTACACCACTAATATTCTAAATAAAACTTCAACAAGAGTTTACTATACCCATTCAAATGTTAATCCAACGAACTGGTCAATGAATTATGGATCAAATGGACAACCAATCCCAACTGAGCTTCTTAGATCAAATGGATTCCTCTGGAATGGAGACTATAATGATATTATTACTGGGTTAAATAATGGCTCTTTTCTGCTAACTCACAGAGATCATGGTTATTCAGGAGGTTGGGGTGACCCTGAATTTAATGTCGGCAATGTAAATCAACTATCCAATGGCAATAAACTCCCAGTTGTATTATCAATCAATTGCGAAACAGGTTTTTTTGATAATGAAACATCTATTGGAGCTGGTTCAATTAATTCTAATGACGGTAATTATTTTGTCGAAGCTTGGATGAGGCATTCCAACGGAGGGGCTATTAATTATATCGGTGCTACGAGATTGAGCTATTCAGGTCAAAATGATTTTTATGCAGAAGCTTTATACAATGCTATAACTGGATATCAATGGGCAAACTCTCAAAATAGTTATGGTGATGATTTTGACACTTTCAATTCTGTTAATTTTAACGAAGGGGAAAACCAAGTTTCAGTTGCCAATAATTATGCAAAAATGTATTACTTGACAAAAGGAAGCTACTATGATCTGTATACAAAATGCCTTTTTGAAGAGTTTACATGTTTTGGAGATCCTGCATTAAAGATATGGCTTGACGAACCAAATACTTTCGATTTTTCTTTAGAATATGAAGGTTATGATAAAATTGATTTTTATTGTTCTGTTGCTAATCTTACTTTCACTATAACGGATTCATATGGAAACAAGTTTGGTCAAATGTTAACAAATTCTGGTATGAACAGTATAGATCTAAATATAACTTCGACTGATTTTGATAAATTGTTCTTAACTATATCTGGAACAGGTTTCAAACCTTATATCTATCAATCTTCGCTAGAAGGATCAACCCTCCTTTCTTCCGATATACTTGAGATTAACGAGTCTATGAATAGCTGGGACATCCTTACGCTTCCTATTCAAATTACAAATTCAATGCAAAATAGTTTTTTGTACAATTTAGATTTTACTCGAGATGGTGAAATTTCATATACAATGGATAATTCTATCAATATTTTTTCTGCATCTGAATATAATTTTGCAGCTGGAATTGAAACTTTTGACGGTTTTATTTGGGTTTCATCTCAGGGAAAAAACACTGCGATTAATCCAAATAAATTTTTAAAATTTGATTATGATGGAAATTTAGTAGCTGAATATGATCAAATCACTAACTCAGTAAATGGAATATTGGACCTTACAAAAGATGATGACTTTATATACGGTATAGATGGTTTAAAAGTTTATAAGATGAATCCTCAGGATGGATCTCAAGAACTACTTTTTACTTTTAATATTCCTGGCTTTACTTTTCTAACTGGTATTGCAGCTGGAGATGAAAATATTTTTTACCTTTATAGCTCAATTAACAGTAGATTAGTCGCTGTTGATCATACTGGAAACTTGATAAAAGAATATGTCTACCCAGGAATAAATCAAGTTTATGGAATTAGCTACGATCCAAAACATAGATCTTTATGGTTACTTGCTAGATCTGGAGAACCTCAATCTTCTATCTATAAATATTCCATTGATAGAGGTGAGATCGTAGGATCACCAATTCAAGTTGAAAAACCACAAGGAGTTACAACTCAAACATCCTTCGGGTCATGTATTAGTTATAGTAAACACCCTGGAAAATGTACGACATTAAATATAATCACTACTGATATTGGTCCTGCGATTATTGAGCAAGTACTTTATGAATCATGGTTATATGGGAATTCCAGTGTATGCGGAGAGATCCCTGCAGGTGAGTCATCAACTATTGAAATAGTCTGTAATTCTTATGGGTATTCCGGAACAAACCATTCTGGCTCAGTTTTACTAAGCGACGGAATTGTTAGTTTAGAAATCCCTGTTAATCTGTCAGTTACTACAGATATTGATGAAAATGAACCGGATAATTTTATTCTTTTTGGTAACTACCCTAACCCATTTAATCCAGAAACTTCTATTGTCTATCACAATAATAATACATCTTCTATAATTTTTTCAGTATACAATATCAATGGTGAAAAAGTTTATAGTAAGTCATTTAATAATCAAGAAACTGGAATTAATACAATTACTTTTAATGGCGATCTACTTTCAAGCGGAATTTATTATTATAACTTGAGTAAAGATAATAAATTATATTCTGGTAAAATGATCTTGTTAAAATAG
- a CDS encoding DPP IV N-terminal domain-containing protein, whose product MSKLSKLGLVFVVLFSTFLFSKNEPITKADYRKAERFSPKQLRKMVFSTYVAPNWLKTGNKFWYKYKTTNGEYYYLVDPEKGRKELLFDNNYFASVLTELTKDPYDAQHLPNIEPDFNEEGTKFTFDVQSKLEIEKVTKDSVVSDTLSTDSLKTKKKEYENKTFHFVYDLKKKKLEEDKDWKEEPKSLDWANIAPDSSKVVFSRNFNLYWMNKEDYYKAIKDEKDSTIVENQITYKGVLEYSFGDGYSPNENDDLETIEKESKKRLGAWIEWSQDSKKISLGRRDYRDVKNLWVINSLSEPRPTLKKYKYTMPGELVESEEELWIYNFENDSLDSLDIRKYTNQFFSVKQYRRDLKESLEKHKPAIWASKDSDILYISRTGRGAKESDFCRVDLITKEIDVLIKEETNTYLNNGPTVLLKNEKEIIHSSERDGWMHFYLYDTKGNLKNRITSGPWNCNEIEAIDEENRVLYFNANGIEEGVDPYYRFLYKVNFDGSNLQCLNSGNYTTYANMSQNKKYFVNNYSRVDLCPVADLRDRNGDIIMNLEKADLSSLFNSGYKFPEKFKVKADDGITDLYGVMYKPFDFDSTKAYPIIEYVYPGPQTESVNTWFSKYMNDNERLAQLGFIVITIGNRGGSPDRSKWYHNYGYGDLRDYGLADKKYAIEQLADRFDFIDIDKVGITGHSGGGFMSTAALLQYPDFFKVAVSSAGNHENNIYNNWWSETHHGVKEKENDNGEKELVYTIEKNSEIAKNLKGNLLLVSGDIDDNVHPANTIRVANALIKANKRFDMFFMPGQDHGFGEFTEYFFWLTADYFCKHLIGDSSVSTDIFEMNREKMSSDR is encoded by the coding sequence ATGTCAAAGTTGAGTAAATTGGGTCTTGTTTTTGTGGTGTTATTTTCAACATTTTTATTCTCTAAAAACGAACCAATAACTAAAGCAGATTATAGGAAAGCAGAAAGATTTTCACCAAAACAATTACGGAAAATGGTTTTCAGTACATATGTAGCACCAAATTGGCTTAAAACAGGTAACAAATTCTGGTACAAGTATAAAACTACAAATGGCGAATACTATTATCTTGTTGACCCTGAAAAAGGAAGAAAAGAGCTTCTATTTGATAATAACTATTTTGCTTCCGTTCTTACTGAACTTACTAAAGATCCGTATGACGCTCAACATCTTCCAAACATTGAACCTGATTTTAATGAAGAGGGGACTAAGTTTACCTTTGATGTACAAAGTAAGCTTGAGATAGAAAAAGTTACGAAAGATTCGGTTGTAAGCGATACTTTATCAACTGATTCTTTAAAAACAAAAAAGAAAGAGTACGAGAACAAAACATTTCATTTTGTCTATGATCTGAAAAAGAAAAAACTTGAAGAAGATAAAGATTGGAAGGAAGAGCCAAAATCATTGGATTGGGCAAATATTGCTCCAGATAGTTCAAAGGTAGTTTTTTCGAGAAATTTCAATCTCTATTGGATGAATAAAGAGGATTATTACAAAGCTATCAAGGATGAAAAAGATTCAACTATTGTTGAAAATCAGATTACTTATAAAGGTGTTTTAGAATATAGTTTTGGTGATGGGTATTCTCCTAACGAAAATGATGATCTAGAAACTATCGAGAAAGAATCAAAGAAGAGACTTGGAGCATGGATTGAATGGTCACAAGATTCAAAAAAGATAAGTTTAGGTAGACGTGATTATCGAGATGTGAAAAACTTATGGGTAATTAATTCTCTCTCAGAACCTAGACCAACTTTGAAAAAGTACAAGTATACCATGCCGGGTGAATTAGTAGAATCAGAAGAAGAATTATGGATCTATAACTTTGAAAATGACAGTTTAGATTCGCTTGATATAAGGAAATATACAAATCAATTTTTTTCAGTGAAGCAATATAGAAGAGATTTGAAAGAAAGTTTAGAAAAACATAAGCCAGCAATTTGGGCTTCAAAAGATTCGGATATTCTTTATATATCAAGGACAGGCAGAGGTGCTAAGGAATCAGATTTCTGTAGAGTTGATCTAATTACAAAAGAGATTGATGTTTTAATTAAAGAAGAGACTAATACATATTTAAATAATGGTCCAACAGTGCTTTTAAAGAATGAAAAAGAAATTATTCATTCTTCAGAACGAGATGGCTGGATGCATTTTTATCTTTACGATACCAAAGGTAATTTAAAAAATAGGATAACATCCGGACCTTGGAATTGTAATGAAATTGAAGCAATCGATGAAGAGAATAGAGTTCTTTATTTTAATGCAAATGGAATAGAAGAAGGAGTAGACCCTTATTACAGGTTTTTATACAAAGTTAATTTTGATGGGTCGAATTTACAATGTCTAAATAGTGGTAATTACACAACATATGCAAATATGAGTCAAAATAAAAAATACTTTGTAAATAATTATTCCAGAGTTGATTTATGTCCTGTGGCTGATTTGAGAGATCGAAATGGTGATATAATAATGAATCTTGAAAAAGCTGATTTAAGTTCTCTTTTTAACTCTGGTTATAAATTTCCAGAAAAATTCAAAGTAAAAGCTGATGATGGAATAACAGATCTTTATGGAGTGATGTACAAACCATTCGATTTTGATTCCACAAAAGCCTACCCAATTATTGAGTATGTTTATCCTGGTCCTCAAACTGAGTCTGTTAACACATGGTTCTCGAAGTATATGAACGATAATGAAAGATTAGCTCAACTTGGATTTATTGTGATTACAATAGGCAATAGAGGTGGGTCTCCAGATAGATCTAAGTGGTATCACAATTATGGCTATGGAGATTTGAGAGATTATGGACTTGCAGATAAAAAGTATGCTATAGAGCAGTTAGCAGATCGATTTGACTTTATCGATATTGACAAAGTTGGCATTACCGGGCATTCAGGTGGTGGATTTATGTCAACTGCAGCGTTGCTTCAGTATCCTGACTTTTTCAAAGTTGCAGTTTCTAGTGCTGGAAATCATGAGAACAATATTTACAACAATTGGTGGAGTGAAACTCATCATGGTGTAAAGGAAAAGGAAAATGATAATGGTGAAAAAGAGCTTGTTTATACGATAGAGAAAAATTCTGAAATTGCTAAGAATCTGAAAGGTAACTTACTTTTGGTAAGTGGCGATATTGATGACAATGTTCATCCTGCAAATACTATTAGAGTTGCAAATGCTTTAATTAAAGCCAATAAAAGATTTGATATGTTTTTCATGCCAGGTCAAGATCATGGTTTTGGTGAATTTACAGAATATTTCTTTTGGTTAACCGCTGATTACTTTTGCAAGCATTTGATTGGCGACTCATCGGTAAGTACCGATATATTTGAAATGAACAGAGAGAAGATGTCATCGGATAGATGA
- a CDS encoding exodeoxyribonuclease VII large subunit — MSDLFTWIEEENRSKKSAIKVAEEDSKIVKDDDKVMTVFELTRSIKNLVESGFNNIWVEGEISNFKKHSSGHCYFSIKDEKSVINCVMWRSVAERISGDFGNGNKVIINGKVTIFEAGGKYQIEVKKLELSGIGTLQQQFEELKQKLLNEGLFDISRKRKIPSFVKNIGVVTAETGAAFQDIRKVLGNRAPFINIYLFNARVQGEGAKEEIANGIRVFNQFLPDLDVLIVGRGGGSLEDLWPFNEEIVARAISSSKIPVISAVGHEIDFSISDFCADLRAATPSHAAELSSIDVKENLQFFNNYQKRIENSIVNFINRQKDLLKNYENSHAFLRPQDTLKNHIMMLDINEERINLAYINILVKERRLLDNFSSLLESLGPKSILNRGYSVVRKEGKSISDSSDLLAGDKVEIIFSKGVSKAQIE, encoded by the coding sequence ATGTCAGATCTTTTTACTTGGATTGAAGAAGAAAATAGGTCGAAAAAGAGTGCTATTAAGGTAGCAGAAGAAGATTCTAAAATAGTCAAGGATGATGATAAGGTGATGACCGTTTTCGAATTGACTAGAAGTATTAAGAATTTAGTTGAATCAGGATTTAATAATATCTGGGTTGAAGGTGAAATATCAAATTTTAAGAAACATAGTTCTGGACATTGTTACTTTAGTATCAAGGATGAAAAATCAGTAATAAATTGCGTGATGTGGAGAAGTGTCGCTGAGAGAATTTCAGGTGATTTTGGTAATGGCAATAAAGTTATTATAAATGGTAAAGTGACCATATTTGAGGCTGGTGGAAAGTATCAAATAGAGGTGAAAAAATTAGAGCTTTCTGGTATCGGAACCTTGCAGCAACAATTTGAAGAGCTGAAGCAAAAACTTTTAAATGAAGGTTTATTTGATATTTCCAGAAAAAGAAAAATTCCATCATTTGTAAAAAACATTGGTGTTGTAACAGCAGAAACTGGAGCAGCTTTTCAAGATATTAGAAAAGTTCTAGGCAACAGAGCTCCTTTTATAAATATTTATTTGTTTAATGCCAGAGTTCAAGGTGAAGGAGCTAAAGAGGAAATCGCAAATGGAATAAGAGTTTTTAATCAATTCTTACCAGATTTGGATGTGCTGATTGTTGGACGTGGAGGTGGGAGTCTCGAGGATTTATGGCCTTTCAATGAAGAGATTGTTGCAAGAGCGATATCATCATCGAAAATTCCTGTTATTAGTGCAGTAGGGCATGAAATTGATTTTTCAATTTCTGATTTTTGTGCAGATTTAAGAGCTGCGACACCTTCTCATGCAGCTGAGTTAAGTTCAATTGATGTAAAAGAAAATTTACAATTTTTTAATAATTATCAGAAGCGGATAGAGAACTCTATTGTAAACTTTATCAACAGGCAAAAGGATTTGTTAAAAAATTATGAAAATTCTCATGCATTCTTAAGACCACAAGATACGCTTAAAAATCATATTATGATGCTTGATATCAATGAGGAAAGAATAAACCTAGCCTATATCAATATTCTTGTAAAAGAGAGAAGATTGCTGGATAATTTTTCGTCCCTTCTTGAATCTTTGGGACCAAAATCAATTTTGAATAGAGGATACTCTGTAGTTAGAAAAGAAGGTAAGAGCATAAGCGATTCCAGTGATTTGTTAGCTGGAGACAAGGTTGAAATTATATTTTCTAAAGGTGTTTCAAAAGCTCAGATTGAATAG